NNNNNNNNNNNNNNNNNNNNNNNNNNNNNNNNNNNNNNNNNNNNNNNNNNNNNNNNNNNNNNNNNNNNNNNNNNNNNNNNNNNNNNNNNNNNNNNNNNNNNNNNNNNNNNNNNNNNNNNNNNNNNNNNNNNNNNNNNNNNNNNNNNNNNNNNNNNNNNNNNNNNNNNNNNNNNNNNNNNNNNNNNNNNNNNNNNNNNNNNNNNNNNNNNNNNNNNNNNNNNNNNNNNNNNNNNNNNNNNNNNNNNNNNNNNNNNNNNNNNNNNNNNNNNNNNNNNNNNNNNNNNNNNNNNNNNNNNNNNNNNNNNNNNNNNNNNNNNNNNNNNNNNNNNNNNNNNNNNNNNNNNNNNNNNNNNNNNNNNNNNNNNNNNNNNNNNNNNNNNNNNNNNNNNNNNNNNNNNNNNNNNNNNNNNNNNNNNNNNNNNNNNNNNNNNNNNNNNNNNNNNNNNNNNNNNNNNNNNNNNNNNNNNNNNNNNNNNNNNNNNNNNNNNNNNNNNNNNNNNNNNNNNNNNNNNNNNNNNNNNNNNNNNNNNNNNNNNNNNNNNNNNNNNNNNNNNNNNNNNNNNNNNNNNNNNNNNNNNNNNNNNNNNNNNNNNNNNNNNNNNNNNNNNNNNNNNNNNNNNNNNNNNNNNNNNNNNNNNNNNNNNNNNNNNNNNNNNNNNNNNNNNNNNNNNNNNNNNNNNNNNNNNNNNNNNNNNNNNNNNNNNNNNNNNNNNNNNNNNNNNNNNNNNNNNNNNNNNNNNNNNNNNNNNNNNNNNNNNNNNNNNNNNNNNNNNNNNNNNNNNNNNNNNNNNNNNNNNNNNNNNNNNNNNNNNNNNNNNNNNNNNNNNNNNNNNNNNNNNNNNNNNNNNNNNNNNNNNNNNNNNNNNNNNNNNNNNNNNNNNNNNNNNNNNNNNNNNNNNNNNNNNNNNNNNNNNNNNNNNNNNNNNNNNNNNNNNNNNNNNNNNNNNNNNNNNNNNNNNNNNNNNNNNNNNNNNNNNNNNNNNNNNNNNNNNNNNNNNNNNNNNNNNNNNNNNNNNNNNNNNNNNNNNNNNNNNNNNNNNNNNNNNNNNNNNNNNNNNNNNNNNNNNNNNNNNNNNNNNNNNNNNNNNNNNNNNNNNNNNNNNNNNNNNNNNNNNNNNNNNNNNNNNNNNNNNNNNNNNNNNNNNNNNNNNNNNNNNNNNNNNNNNNNNNNNNNNNNNNNNNNNNNNNNNNNNNNNNNNNNNNNNNNNNNNNNNNNNNNNNNNNNNNNNNNNNNNNNNNNNNNNNNNNNNNNNNNNNNNNNNNNNNAATAGTTTTATGATCATATATATTACTTTTCATGTATTTTCACTATATTTTATTTTGCAATTTTTCCTTCTGTAATCTTAATATTCGAATGGAATGTTATAAAAACTATGTATTTTATCATCATTTTTAGTTTATATATTTTCACATATAATCACTCTAAGCAATTAAGTGTTGATAATAGTACAATGGAAAACGATGACAAGATATTTGATTTTTAAGAATATTTATATATTCTTTATAGCATTAAACTAATTTTTGAAGGAATTATTAGTATTTTTATTTTAATAAAATTTTATATTATTAAAAAATTGTGTTGTATTTTGTTATCTATCTAATTTTAGTATCAATTATAGTTTATTTTAAAATATCTCACTTTATATATAAAATTTAATATATAGTTTCCCCGCGAATTCGCGGGGTCCGAATCCTAGTGAATACTAATAAAAAAGCAAACAAACTTTGGAAATACTCTTCATTGTGTGAAAACATATTTAGAAGTGTTAGACACATTGTGTAGTTCACTCCTTAGACCATGTGAAGCAGTTGAAACAATTATTGTCTCCCAACAGGTCTAACTGCTGACCAAAGAATGAAAAAAAATAATACATTTTTTACTATTCCTATTTTCTTTAACATCTATAAAGAATATGTTTTTTTTCATTCCTTTTATTCTAGAGTAATATAGAATAAATTTGTTCTTCAATAAAATTGATAAAGAATAATCTTTCTTTTCATTCCTGTAATTTTATTAATTTGCATTTTTTTCTTATTCATTCATAATATTCCTATAATGGTCATTAGTTAATCCGTTGATTAATTGTAGTTAAATACATTCAATTAGTTGAAATTTGAAAAACAAGAGAATGTGGTCCCATTGATGACTTCGACCAATCATAAAACATTCAATTTTATGTTTATTGATTTTAATTGGTTTAGATAAATTATCATGTAATAAATATTCTTTTTAAAAAGTATAATTTATAAAAAAAAATTATAGATAGAGAGACTTGGTTCATTTTATTTGGATACAAAAAATAAATCTTACTATACTATTAAAACTATTCACTAATATTTTTTATATTTATACAAATATTTTTTGTCAAATGGATCAAAACAAAATTCTATAATCAAAGTTTAACACTAAATAAAAATATTTTAAAATTTAGTTGTTTTGTTTAACTCAAAAAAAAAACTGATGTTAAAATAAGTTGTTTTGTACTTTTGTTGAATTTTTATAAGCAAAGCGATTGTATGTGATAAAATTGAATGTTTGTTGAATGACAAAAACCAGCAAAAAGAAAACAGAGCGCTCCAACACAGAGTTGAAAGAATGCTCAAACACGAGGACGCTTGGAAACCATACTCCCTATATCACCGGGTCGATCATCATCTCAAAGTTTTTTAGCCATGTCGGGCTTCCTTGTGCCACATAAGACTCCTATTATCCCGAACTTCGTGCTATAGCCAAAGCACCGAAGCTTCGATCTTCTCTTCTCCAATTAGTCACCTCAGAAAGGGATGTTAATAAGTCCAAGGTATCCAACCGTAGAGCTGGCCACTCTCTAGGGGATCATACCGCAGAAACAATTTCAATAGCATCAACAAGATCACCCCCATGAATCGTAAACTTCGAATACTCTCGACAGTCCTCCGCACTTTAGCCTAAAAATCTGATTGCTTGTCGACTATGCATCAAAACCTTACCCATGTGGTCACGGAGCACCCAAGAAGCACCACTAATTAGTTTCTTTTTAGAACAGGCTACTCCAACATTACATTTCACAAAGCCTAACGTAGGAGCTTCACCACTGGGCTATTTTCTCATCCGCCATGGGTTGTTGATAGAGCTCTCGATAAACCATTGTCGTGCGTCTTCCATGACCTTATCCACCGCTTTATCAGCTTCATACACCTTCTCCTTCAAATACCATTTTGTTCCTATTCTTCCACAAAACCCACAGAATCAAAGGAAACTTCTTATCTCAAAAGGCATTTGTCTTTTTAGACCATGAGTAAGTGATAAATATTAGCGTAGATAGAGGAAGAAGAATACTCTCCTATCATTTAGAAGAGAGAAAAACGGATTTGTAATTTCAAAAAAATTAAAGGAAATTATTGAATGATAAAACCATTGTACATAGGGGTGTCAATTCGGGCTGGCCCGGCCCGGGCCAAACCCGCTAATCCCATTGATATTTGAGCCTGGCCCACCCAGCCCGAAAGTATTTTGGGCCTAGAATTCAAAGTCCGGTCCGACCCTTGTAGGGCTATAGGGCTTTTCGAAAAATAATTTATCATTGTCACTTCCATCGTTTTAATATATGTGAATTTAAAAAAAAAACAGTTTTATTTTTTAGTTTTAAAATATAAAGTAAGTTTAAACTTTTCTTCTTTATCAAAAATATTTTACTTTTTCGTATGCTTTAAACACATATTATAAACAAACCAAATTTAATAAGATTTAAATAATCAAAAATAAATATATAAAAACAAAATTTATGATAAAGATAGTCAAACGTTTCATAATTTATATTTGGAAATAAAAAACATGTTGTACATAAAAGAAGAATGTACATTTGTAAAAATTAAAATGTGACACTTGTGATGATCAAACAATAAAATGCATTAAAAACTTTTATATTTTTTATTAGAGTTTTAGATAAAAATATTTAAATAATATGTCAATACTAATAATTGTTTGATTAAAGAATGATAATATTTAAGCTAAAATATAAAATTTTGGGTTTTCGGGCCGGCTCTTGCCCAAATGGACTTAGGCCCAAAATACCCAAAACCCAAATGGGTTTAGCCCGAAATGCCCGATTTTTTTTGGGCTTATAAAACTAAACCAAACCCGGTAATTTTTAGGACTAGGCGAGCTTGGGCTGCGGGCTTCGGCCCTAATTGACAAGTCTAATTGTGCATGGTCTTACAAAGTTTAACATGTTGCTAGCTTGTTCGGATCATTGAATATGATAAAACATAGTTAGACTTAATTAAGTTTGATTTAAGAGTAAACTCAAAATGTTAAACTCAAAATGTTACCAATCATGAATTATTTTAATTTTTTGAGTTAGTGTTTGAGTTAAAATGTATTATGTTTGAGTTACAATTTTCAGTTATTTCTTTACTAAAATTAGTAATTCAAATTATAACTCAACATCAAACAAAATCTCATGTATTAGAAATTTGAGTTAGTAATTTTTTTTTTTTTGCATTTTGTTAGTAACTTACGTTACAGAAATTTTTATATATTTCCTTAAGATTAAATTTATATATTTAATTTTCTAGGTTATTTTATTAAACAGATAATAAATATTATTAAAGATTTAAATTATACATACTACAACTAATACATCAAAAGTATTACCAATCAATTATTTTAATAAAATAGTAATTCATACTTATACATCAAACTCACTACATAAATCTATGGTTTATACCACGTAATTTTTACTGCAGGTCACATTAAATTATAACTTTTCTTGTAACTCAGCGCTAATACTACATGTCACCGATCATGGTCATTGCTTCTTTAGGCTTTAGTTGTATCAATTCAATATTGTATTTGTGTTCTTGGTCAAAAAGACAGAAACAATGGACAGTCTAGTGGATTCATTTAGATGTTTCATGTTAAGCGGTAATTAAAAATTATTACTACCTCCGTTTCCGAAAATAAGATTTTTTAGATCTTTTTCTTGTTCCACAAAGATAAATTTTCTATATTGTTAAGGTACTTTTTTATACTTTTGAGAAACATTAAATGAAAATATTTGAATTGATTAAATTCCATTGGTGGAAAGTTATTGGAAATTGTATAAAAAAGCAAAAAAAAAAATTATAAACATTTATTAAATTTTTAATAAGCGTGAACACTTTAGAAAATCTTACTTTTGAGAATATTTCCAAGTGAAAGAAATTCTTACTATGAAATAATATTGGATCAAGCACAACAAACCTTGATCATATTGTTTGCGGAATTTAAGAACCTCATGAAGATGAAGTCAAGAACACGTGAACTTCCAAAGATTGAAAATAACGTATCATTGAATGTGTCTAACAAAGGAAAATCTACTTTGCATGTCAAAGTATATTATATATACATACATACATACATACATATATATATATTTGGAGACAAATGTCAAAGTATATCTGTTAGAAAGTATTTAAAACAAAACAGACTGCCAAAATATCTGACATAAGTCCATTTAAAGCTGGTCTAAACTTTGCAGTCATCTATATATCTCATGCAAACATTTCAATCTATCTGAATTTTGTTGATTTAATAATGTCATATTTTAGGGAACGAAATAATACGGAAATATTCTCTTAAGGTTTGTTTCTTTTGTTTGACAAGAGAAAATTGAAAATAATTTGTTCATATGTTATTTCAAAAGCATTAGTTAATTGAATATTACTTAATTTCCAAAACACAGGAAAAACAAACCTCTAACTTTTATCATTTACTTCTTTTTTTTTTTTTACAAAATATGTGATAGCAAATCCAAAAAATAAAAGATGCAAATTTGAAAAATGTAAAACTTATTTACAATTATGGATATTGTTTCATATCCTTATGGATATTGTTTATAAATTGCATGCTGCACACAATTAGCAACCCACAAAACTTAGAAGAAAGAGAGAGAGAGAGAGAAACAGAAGCATGGAAGAAGAGTTGAGAAACATGCTCAAGATATGGGTCTCTGCCTTAATCTCCATATCTTACTGTTATTACATCTCTTCAAAAATTTCCAAAGGTTTTCTTCGTCTCCTCTCTCTCCTTCCCACCTTCATCATCTTTCTTCTTATTCCTCTCTTCTTCTCTTCTGTCCACTTCTGTGTCATCTCTGCTTTCTTCCTCACATGGCTCGCAAACTTCAAGCTCGCTCTCTTTGCTTTTGATCAAGAACCTTTAAGCCCACTTCCTTCATCTCTCTCCCGTTTCTTCTGCTTCGCTTGTTTTCCCATCAAAACCAACCAAAAACCTTCTTCAAGTCAAACCTACAACAAACCTATGTCTAAATGGGTTCTTGCTTCCAAAATTATAATATTTTCCTTCTTATTACACCTCTATAGTAATAACTACCATAACGGTTTATCTCAGTTACCTTTCTTGGCTATCTTTACCATTCATATCTACCTTGAGTCAGAGTTCATCTTATTTTCCACCGGTACGTTGCTTTCTACACTTCTTGGTTGTGAAATCGAACGGGTCTTCAACGAGCCTTACTTGGCTACTTCATTACAAGACTTCTGGAGTCGTAGATGGAACCGCATGGTCCCATCAGTTCTACGTCCGACCGTTCACATCCCGGTTCAGCAGTTTACCACTCCCTTAATCGGTCCAAACCTGGCTTTTTATGCTGGTGTGTTGGCGACGTTTCTTGTCTCCGGGTTAATGCATGAGCTTATTTACTTTTATATTATCCGTAAGTCTCCAACTTGGGAAGTCACTTGTTTCTTTGTGTTGCATGGAGTTGTAACTTCTTTGGAGATATGGGTGAAGCAGATGCGGTTGTGTCCTCCACCGCATCGAGCTGTCTCGAGTCTTGTGGTTGTGGTGTTTGTGTTCGTTACGGCCGGTTGGTTGTTTACACCTCAAGTGCTGAGAAATAATGTGCATAAGAGAGTGATAAATGAATGTTTGTTTGTTATAGACTTTGTCAAATCACACCTTGTTAACATTGTAATGTAACGTTCATAATACGAAGAAGCGTTTTTTTTTGTTATCCTCATCGTTATTATCGATAAAAAGGTTCGGCCACACACTTAGGAAGTAGAGGCAGGACAAAGCTGGAGCAATGAAGTTTGTCATGCGTTACAAATTTGGACTCCTATAAGTAAAACAAAAAAACGTTTTATTCAAATATGTGCCAAAAAACTAAATCATATGGTGATCTAGTAGGTCGATGAATCACCATAAACTCAGTGGATAGAGTAGATAAGTGAGATCCGACCATCTTCCACGCCCTCATCCACTAGGCCAACTCCAGTTTCAGATTAACTCGGAACTACTTTCCTTATTTTGGTCAAACTCTCTATTGGAAAAAAAAAACAACCTTTATGACAAGGCCATGTGATTGGGAACAATGCATGGTGTGAATCATATTTACACATTTTTAATCATGATGAGTTGCTTGCAGTCTTTGGTATTGTACATACTAGTCACAAAACTTGGTTCCATCGTGGGCATGAGAAGACGAAGTTTGTGTGGCGGTGGAAGATAAGTCTGATGGTTTCACGATTGCTCACTGTAGTTTTACGAGTGGTTGGTTGTTTTTTCCTCCTCTTCTAAGAAGTGGCATGTTTGTTAGACTCTCTAATGAAGCTTTGTTGTTCATTGATTATGTGAAGGACTATGTTTTTTACTTTCCGGTTATGATTCGTGGATTATCAAATCATATTACTTTGTGAAATTTCAGAATTACACACATGTGATTTATAGAATAGTGAATGTAAGTCTTATTAGAAGTAGACAGGTTACACAATATATAGGTAAGTAAGGAACCTAGTCTAGGTTAATATCATTTACATTATAACCCTTTCTATATATACATATGATCCTCTATACGCCCCCTCAAGATGGAGGGACTTTAGTGACTCCAATCTTGGATGTTGCAGTGAGAAACTGTTGGCGACTGAGCGGCTTGGTCAGTGCATCTGCAAGCTGGTCTTTTGTAGAGATATGAGAGACACGAACCATGCCAAGTTGTATCATGCCCCTAATGAAGTGATAGTCAATAGCAATATGCTTCATTCTTGAGTGGAACACATGATTAGCACATAGATACGTAGCTCCAATGTTATCACAGTAAATAGCTGGTGTTACCGGGATCTGAACACCTAACTCTTGAAGCAACGAGCATATCCAACGAACCTCCGACGCAGTATTAGCAACAGCCCGATACTCTGCTTCTGTTGATGATCGCGCAACCCCATTCTGCTTCTTTGATGACCATGAAACTGGAGTAGACCCGAGATAGATGAGATATGCATTGGTTGAAACATAATCATCACTATCCCCTGCCCAATCCGCATCTGTGAAGGCATGGAGAGTAAGCGGTGATCCAACTCTCATATAGATGCCATGACTTGTTGTTCCAGCTAGATAGCGTAACACTCTTTTCGCTGTGAGCCAGTGATGTTCTGTAGGTTGGTGCATGAATTGAGACAGACGATTGACCGCAAAAGAGATATCCGGGCGAGTAAACGCAAGATATTGGAGACTACCAAAAATTGATCGATATTGAGAGGCATCAGAGAGCGGAGAGCTATCATTGAGTTTGAGTTTTGGTGTCGTCTGCATCGGTGTGGATACAGGCCTGGAGTCTACCATGTTGGTGCGAGTCAAGAGATCCAGTATGTATCGTCTCTGCATCAAGTGTAGACCCTTAGAAGACCTCGTTGCCTCTATGCCCAAGAAGTAATGAAGATCAGTCGGATCTTTTATAGAGAATCGTTGCGCCAAGGAGGTCAGCACATATGAGACGTGACGATGATCACTACCAGTTACTACAATATCATCAACATACACAAGTATGTACGTTTGATGAGAGGCAGACTTGTGTGTGAACAGAGACGTATCGGCTAAGGAGTTTTCAAATCCAATGTCAACCAAGTGTTGTTTGAGAGACAAGTACCAGGCACGTGGAGCTTGTTTCAAACCATAGATCGGCTTCTTGAGACGACACACATGATCTGGTCTATCTCGATCAACAAACCCCGGAGGTTGAGTCATATACACTTCCTCGTGAAGTTCTCCTTGAAGAAATGCGTTGTTTACATCGAGCTGCTTAATCTGCCAACCTCTGTTTACCGCAATGTCCAAAACCAGCCTTATTGTCGTCGACTTGATGACCGGACTAAATGTCTCACCGTAGTCAACTCCGTGTTGTTGGGTGTTGCCTCGTGCGACAAGACGAGCCTTTGGTCGTTCTTCTTCTCCATTCGGTAGGTACTTGATTGTGTATATCCAGCGACAACTCACAAGGTTCTGGGAGGGATGAGGCGGAACCAGTTCCCAAGTTTGATATTTGATCTGAGCATCATACTCCACCGCCATTGCCTTTCTCCATCTTTCGTCCTTAAGAGCTTGGGTAACATTTCGTGGTTCAGGACTGGGGTGTTGGCTTGTAACGGTAAGACTGAACTTTGAATTTGGTTTCACGATCTTGTTCTTTCCTCGTGTCTGCATAGGATGTTGATTCTGATGTTGTTGTAAGTCGACAGCGGTAGAGGAATTTTGTGGGTTTTGGGTGGTTTGAGAATTTATCGGTGGCTGATTTGGTGGTTCACTGGTTTGCAAATCATGGGTTTGGATATTGGGTATGGATTGTGTTTCCTGCTGTTGGGTTTCATTTATTTGGTGGTTAGTCTGGGCCTGGGGTGAAGGCCCATTTTGATTTGGAGCAGTGGGCTCAGAAGCAAGGGGGGAGGAAGAAGAAGATGGAGATTGAGTTGAAGAAGACGATACCTGAGTTTGTTGTGGCACTGGTGGAGACGTCGGTGTTGTTGGGTGAAGATCTAAGCACGGAGACGGGACCGTCGATGGCTGCAGCGGAACCTGAATAACCGGAGGAAGGTGATCAGAAACAGGAGTGACATCATCTTTGGTAGTGACATTTCCTCTTTCTGATTTGTTCATCGAGAAAGGAAAGATCGTCTCCTCGAATGTAACATGACGAGATGTATAGAGTCGTCTGGTTGGCTCATGGAGACACAGATAAGCGCTCTGACTCGTGGAGTAACCCAGAAAAATACAAGCTTTGGATCGATCTTCTAACTTGTGTTTGGTATATGGTCGCAGCCATGGGTAGCAGCGACACCCAAACACGCGAAGTCTGGAGTAATTCGGAGGCTTGCCAAAGAGTCTCTGATACGGGGAGTCATAGTCGAGGTTTGGAGTAGGCATACGATTGATCAGATAGATCGCAGCGGCGAAGGCAAAAGGCCAGTACGTCTTAGGCATTGATGCTTGGGACATGAGGGTCAAGCCAGTTTCAACTACATGCCGGTGTTTCCTCTCAGCAGCACCATTGTGCTCAGGTGTATGAGGGGGTGAAGTAAGATGAGAGATGCCCTGACTTTGAAGGTACGCACGTAATGCTATAAACTCTCCACCGTTATCTGAGAATAACGTGCCCATTTTTGTTTGAAAACGATTCTCCACCAACTGTTTGTAAGCTACAAAAGTTTCCTTGACTTGAGATTTTAGTTTTAGAGGATAAAGCCATGTATATTTTGTGTAGTGGTCAACTAGAATAAGATAATATTTGAACTGATCAGTTGATAGAACAGGAGATGACCAGACATCAGAGAAAACAACCTCGAGAGGTCGTGTAGAAGTTATACTCGATTTTGAAAAAGAAAGTTTATGGCTTTTATTGATCATGCAATCTGAGCAAGACATAGGTTTAGAAGATAACTGAGAAATAGGAAGAGAAAACTTTGAAACTGTTTTAGTAAAAATAGAAATAGAGGGATGACCCAAGCGTGAATGCCAAGAAGATAGTGTAGCTTTAGATGGAGAGGTGAACATGGCCGCTGGTGAAGCAAGACTAGTCGGCCATTCATAGAGTTTTTCTCTAGCTTTTCCGTGAACTAACCGGGTCCCCATGCTCAGATCCTTCACCTGAAAAGAAGAAGGAAAGAATTCGACGGAGACTTGATTAGTATTGCATAAACCATGAACTGAGATGAGATTTTTGTGTATGTTTGGCACACATAATGTATCAGTCAACTTAATAGGCTTAGTTGAAGAGGGAAGTATAACAGAACCAGTGTGTGTAATGGATTGATTCGATCCATCTGCAATCACCACGGCCTCACCTCCTTCATATGGTTGATGCAGGGACAGGTTCTGCAGATCCGAGGTGATGTGATGCGTAGCACCACTGTCAAGGAGCCAGTTGTTAGCCG
This genomic interval from Brassica oleracea var. oleracea cultivar TO1000 chromosome C2, BOL, whole genome shotgun sequence contains the following:
- the LOC106325996 gene encoding probable long-chain-alcohol O-fatty-acyltransferase 2, translating into MEEELRNMLKIWVSALISISYCYYISSKISKGFLRLLSLLPTFIIFLLIPLFFSSVHFCVISAFFLTWLANFKLALFAFDQEPLSPLPSSLSRFFCFACFPIKTNQKPSSSQTYNKPMSKWVLASKIIIFSFLLHLYSNNYHNGLSQLPFLAIFTIHIYLESEFILFSTGTLLSTLLGCEIERVFNEPYLATSLQDFWSRRWNRMVPSVLRPTVHIPVQQFTTPLIGPNLAFYAGVLATFLVSGLMHELIYFYIIRKSPTWEVTCFFVLHGVVTSLEIWVKQMRLCPPPHRAVSSLVVVVFVFVTAGWLFTPQVLRNNVHKRVINECLFVIDFVKSHLVNIVM